In one window of Pseudodesulfovibrio sp. S3 DNA:
- a CDS encoding ABC transporter permease produces the protein MWEFLIPLFAATVQSGTPILYATLGEMMTEKGGVLNLGVEGIMSVAALAAFWVSYTTGSPWLGFLAGGTAGMVFASLHGFVCITCLGNQVVSGLALTILGGGLTHYLGVSYVGLSAPGFNPFIFPLLSQIPVLGEVFFKHDMLVYISFVIPFLFWFFFKRTSLGLHVAATGEMPAAAAAAGLKPLLLRYFAVLSGGFLMGLGGAYLSLAYTHLWTSGLSGGRGWIAVALVIFAFWRPGRAVVGAYLFGGVMAFQLRLQAIGTNLPSSLLLMLPYLLTILVLILSAWRGRRIDAPAALGTNIEPEG, from the coding sequence ATGTGGGAATTCCTGATACCGCTGTTCGCTGCCACGGTGCAGTCGGGAACACCGATTCTCTACGCTACGCTGGGTGAGATGATGACCGAGAAGGGCGGGGTGCTCAACCTCGGCGTGGAGGGCATCATGTCCGTGGCCGCCCTGGCCGCATTCTGGGTAAGTTATACGACAGGTTCCCCGTGGCTCGGCTTTTTGGCAGGCGGTACGGCGGGTATGGTCTTCGCCTCCCTGCACGGTTTTGTCTGCATCACCTGCCTGGGTAACCAGGTCGTGTCCGGTCTTGCCCTGACGATTCTCGGCGGCGGTCTGACCCATTATCTCGGCGTTTCCTATGTCGGGCTGTCCGCACCGGGTTTCAATCCGTTCATTTTTCCCCTGCTCTCACAGATTCCGGTGCTGGGTGAAGTGTTCTTCAAACATGACATGCTGGTCTACATCTCCTTCGTGATACCGTTCCTGTTTTGGTTTTTCTTCAAGCGGACCAGTCTTGGTTTGCATGTTGCTGCAACGGGAGAAATGCCTGCTGCCGCTGCGGCGGCAGGCCTCAAGCCGCTCTTGCTGCGCTATTTTGCCGTCCTTTCCGGTGGTTTCCTCATGGGATTGGGCGGGGCATATCTTTCCTTGGCTTACACCCATTTGTGGACCAGCGGTCTGTCCGGCGGGCGTGGTTGGATTGCCGTGGCCTTGGTCATTTTTGCCTTTTGGAGACCGGGCAGGGCCGTGGTGGGAGCATATCTCTTCGGGGGCGTCATGGCCTTTCAGCTCAGGCTCCAGGCCATCGGCACCAACCTGCCGTCTTCTCTTCTGCTCATGTTGCCCTATCTGTTGACCATCCTTGTGCTGATTTTATCCGCCTGGCGTGGGCGCCGCATCGATGCTCCGGCAGCACTCGGCACGAATATAGAGCCGGAAGGATAG
- a CDS encoding ABC transporter ATP-binding protein, producing MSDLKFVRPIRSRSIPEGVQPVVSLKGVTKRFGKVLANDSITLDVYPGRIKALLGENGAGKSTMMSMLAGRYKPDEGTIEVDGKPVRFSSSKDAIAAGIGMVYQHFMLVDSMTVAENVLLGQEGKFFINPKEMTERVGTLAVKYGLDIDPGARICDLSMGERQLVEILKLLYRESRILIFDEPTAVLTPEETGNLFEALWRMTEEGKSIIFISHKLEEVIALADEIAILRRGRIEGELDPDSIESKSDLASRMVGKEVLLEVNREPVEIGNRVLEVRNLTGLGLTEVDLEVYQGEIVALVGVAGNGQKALVEAVTGLSKPPLDTVFIMGKPWRQFFAESTWNRSMCYIPEDRLGLATLPNQNLVDNLLLTTRKGFAKGMWLNKKQAARDTVKLIEKFDIRPGRIHALAWQLSGGNLQKAVLARELFREPKLIVAEQPTQGLDVSATEEVWNRLLQARSMAGVLLVTGDLNEALQLADRIAVIYRGQILDILSTADRGAVRKIGPLMAGIID from the coding sequence ATGAGTGATTTGAAGTTCGTTCGTCCCATCCGGAGCAGGTCCATTCCTGAAGGCGTACAGCCCGTGGTCAGTCTGAAGGGAGTGACCAAGAGGTTCGGCAAGGTTCTTGCCAATGATTCCATCACGCTGGATGTCTATCCGGGCCGCATCAAGGCGCTGCTCGGCGAGAACGGTGCCGGTAAATCCACAATGATGTCCATGTTGGCGGGCCGCTACAAGCCGGACGAGGGCACCATAGAGGTCGATGGAAAGCCGGTCAGGTTTTCTTCCTCCAAAGATGCCATTGCTGCTGGTATCGGCATGGTCTATCAGCATTTCATGTTGGTGGACTCCATGACCGTGGCTGAGAATGTCCTTCTTGGCCAGGAAGGGAAATTTTTCATAAATCCTAAAGAGATGACAGAACGCGTAGGAACCTTGGCCGTCAAGTATGGTCTTGATATCGATCCCGGCGCACGTATATGTGATCTTTCCATGGGCGAACGGCAACTGGTCGAGATCTTGAAGCTTTTGTATCGTGAAAGCCGTATCCTGATATTCGATGAACCCACCGCGGTCCTCACCCCGGAGGAGACCGGGAATCTGTTCGAGGCGTTATGGCGCATGACCGAAGAGGGCAAGTCAATTATCTTCATCAGCCACAAGCTGGAAGAGGTCATTGCCCTGGCAGACGAAATCGCCATTTTGCGCCGGGGACGCATCGAAGGGGAGCTTGACCCTGATTCCATCGAATCCAAGTCCGATCTTGCCTCGCGCATGGTGGGCAAGGAAGTGCTGCTCGAGGTCAATCGCGAACCTGTCGAGATCGGCAATCGGGTACTTGAGGTCAGGAATCTTACCGGACTTGGGCTGACCGAGGTTGACCTGGAGGTATACCAGGGAGAAATCGTGGCTTTGGTTGGTGTGGCCGGCAACGGTCAGAAGGCTCTGGTTGAGGCTGTCACCGGACTGTCCAAGCCACCCCTGGATACGGTATTCATCATGGGCAAGCCCTGGCGTCAGTTCTTTGCGGAATCCACCTGGAACCGTTCCATGTGCTATATCCCCGAAGACCGGCTCGGCCTGGCCACGCTGCCGAATCAGAACTTGGTGGACAACCTGCTTTTGACCACGCGCAAGGGATTTGCCAAGGGGATGTGGCTCAACAAGAAGCAGGCGGCCAGGGATACGGTGAAACTCATTGAGAAATTCGACATCAGACCGGGCCGTATCCACGCGCTTGCCTGGCAACTTTCCGGCGGCAACCTGCAAAAGGCCGTTCTGGCTCGTGAATTATTCCGTGAACCCAAGCTCATTGTTGCGGAGCAACCCACGCAGGGGCTGGATGTTTCGGCCACGGAAGAGGTCTGGAACCGGTTGCTTCAGGCGCGTTCCATGGCGGGCGTCCTGCTGGTTACCGGTGACCTGAATGAAGCTCTGCAACTGGCTGATCGGATTGCGGTAATTTATCGCGGGCAGATCCTGGACATCCTTTCCACTGCCGATAGGGGGGCTGTCAGGAAGATCGGTCCTCTCATGGCCGGTATTATTGATTAA
- a CDS encoding basic amino acid ABC transporter substrate-binding protein, with protein MKFNKFNFLLAFVLILAMGAFTAVHAGTTLEKIKTAGVITVGNSPDYPPFESIGDGGERVGFDIDLLNAIAKKMGVKIQWVTMDFAAIVTAVQSGQVDMGISGFSITPERAEQVSFSSPYIASGQVIVVRNDSDIKSVENLNGKKIAVQLGTTGEQEADKVEGAEVVKPESYNIAFMMLRNKAADAVIADISVADEFVKDGTFKRAGAPLSFEEFAMISRKGNDALLDALNKALEELKQDDTYAAIVKKWNL; from the coding sequence ATGAAGTTCAACAAGTTTAATTTTCTTTTGGCATTCGTCCTGATACTGGCGATGGGCGCATTCACCGCCGTTCATGCCGGAACCACCCTGGAAAAGATCAAGACTGCTGGCGTCATCACCGTAGGCAACAGCCCCGACTATCCGCCTTTCGAGTCCATTGGCGACGGTGGTGAGCGCGTCGGCTTCGATATCGATCTCCTGAACGCCATTGCCAAAAAAATGGGCGTGAAAATCCAGTGGGTGACCATGGACTTCGCCGCCATCGTTACTGCCGTGCAGAGCGGCCAGGTGGACATGGGCATATCCGGTTTCAGCATTACTCCCGAACGTGCCGAACAGGTGAGTTTTTCTTCGCCCTATATCGCCAGTGGTCAGGTCATCGTCGTGCGCAATGACTCCGATATCAAATCGGTTGAAAATCTGAACGGCAAGAAAATCGCAGTTCAGCTTGGCACCACCGGAGAGCAGGAGGCCGACAAGGTCGAAGGCGCTGAAGTGGTCAAGCCGGAAAGCTACAACATCGCTTTCATGATGCTGAGAAACAAGGCTGCCGATGCGGTCATCGCGGACATCTCCGTTGCCGACGAGTTCGTCAAGGACGGCACATTCAAGCGCGCCGGAGCCCCGTTGTCCTTTGAGGAATTCGCCATGATCTCCCGCAAGGGGAATGATGCCCTGCTGGACGCTTTGAATAAGGCGTTAGAGGAACTGAAGCAGGATGATACCTATGCCGCCATCGTCAAGAAGTGGAATCTGTAG
- a CDS encoding amino acid ABC transporter permease, with protein MDFSLIFKHYDMFLDGTLVTLQVTVGALVMGLVLGILAGTGRISRRLQIRVLADIYIQVIRGTPMLLQIIFFYLGFPQLYMLATGEGFTPDPLLTGIIALGINSGAYNAEIIRAGIQSIDKGQMEASRSSGLSHIQAMVYVILPQALKRMIPPLGNELVVLLKDSSLISTIGVGELMFTAKVLGARYYTYVPFLVGVGCIYLTLTFGFSRFFNALERKLASGSGTREENGAVPDLG; from the coding sequence ATGGATTTCTCACTGATCTTCAAACACTATGACATGTTTCTGGACGGAACCCTGGTTACGCTGCAGGTCACCGTGGGCGCCTTGGTCATGGGCCTTGTCCTGGGGATACTGGCCGGGACAGGGCGTATAAGTCGACGTCTGCAGATACGCGTACTCGCCGACATCTATATTCAGGTTATTCGGGGCACCCCGATGCTGTTGCAGATCATTTTTTTCTATCTTGGCTTTCCGCAACTCTACATGTTGGCAACCGGCGAGGGCTTTACTCCCGATCCGTTGCTTACGGGTATCATTGCGCTCGGCATCAACAGCGGGGCGTACAATGCCGAGATCATCCGCGCGGGCATCCAGTCCATCGACAAGGGGCAGATGGAAGCCTCGCGCAGTTCGGGACTGTCCCATATCCAGGCCATGGTGTACGTGATCCTGCCCCAGGCCCTCAAACGCATGATCCCGCCGCTTGGCAACGAGCTTGTCGTTCTCCTCAAGGATTCGTCGCTTATCTCCACCATCGGCGTGGGCGAACTCATGTTCACCGCCAAGGTGCTTGGCGCGAGGTACTATACCTATGTGCCCTTCCTGGTGGGGGTGGGCTGCATATACCTGACCCTGACCTTTGGATTCTCTCGTTTCTTCAATGCCCTGGAACGCAAATTGGCTTCCGGCAGCGGGACCCGCGAGGAAAACGGAGCGGTCCCGGACCTGGGATAA
- a CDS encoding YgdI/YgdR family lipoprotein, which translates to MNRFFLILTAAALPFILAACMGAKYKITTHTGETYISTENPQYNVEADTYVFQDEEGKEIMLKKQEIQFIKEQ; encoded by the coding sequence ATGAATAGATTTTTCCTGATACTCACCGCCGCGGCCCTCCCCTTCATATTGGCTGCCTGTATGGGAGCTAAATATAAAATCACCACCCATACAGGTGAAACCTACATATCCACCGAGAATCCGCAGTACAATGTCGAAGCGGACACCTATGTTTTCCAGGATGAAGAAGGCAAGGAAATCATGCTCAAAAAGCAGGAAATCCAATTCATCAAGGAACAATAA
- a CDS encoding amidohydrolase family protein, with protein sequence MRIDIHAHAFNPKIAHKVLVQLEDHYGITPVGTGKADDLVARLDKAGLEKAVVLTAATSPDQVIPANNWAIELKESNQRFIPFGTLHPDFDRNAEELDRLEANGIKGLKFHPDFQGYRMDDQKLYAVMELVKDRFVCMFHVGDTLPPDENPSCPKKMAALRKAFPGPPMIAAHMGGYKHWEYAIEHLAGTDVYVDCSSVMDFVDDAMLSRLFKAFSPERILFGSDYPLFDAASEIEQISRRLNLNAEELEALLNRAGILFD encoded by the coding sequence ATGCGAATCGATATACACGCCCATGCATTCAATCCCAAGATAGCCCATAAGGTTCTTGTTCAGCTGGAAGACCACTACGGAATAACTCCCGTAGGCACCGGAAAGGCGGACGATCTCGTGGCGCGCCTGGACAAGGCGGGCCTGGAAAAGGCCGTGGTCCTGACAGCAGCGACCTCGCCGGATCAGGTCATACCCGCCAACAATTGGGCCATCGAACTCAAGGAAAGCAATCAGCGGTTCATCCCATTCGGCACCCTGCACCCTGATTTCGACCGTAACGCCGAGGAACTGGACCGACTGGAAGCAAACGGTATCAAAGGGCTTAAATTCCACCCTGATTTTCAAGGATACCGCATGGATGATCAAAAGCTCTATGCTGTAATGGAATTGGTCAAGGACCGATTTGTCTGCATGTTTCACGTCGGTGACACCTTGCCGCCCGACGAAAACCCGTCCTGCCCGAAGAAAATGGCCGCCCTGCGCAAGGCCTTTCCCGGGCCTCCCATGATTGCGGCCCACATGGGCGGATACAAGCATTGGGAATATGCAATTGAGCATCTGGCCGGAACCGATGTTTACGTCGACTGTTCCAGTGTCATGGACTTTGTGGACGACGCCATGCTCTCCAGGCTGTTCAAGGCGTTCTCGCCTGAACGTATTCTTTTCGGCAGCGACTATCCCCTATTTGACGCAGCCTCCGAAATCGAACAGATTTCCCGGCGTCTCAACCTGAACGCCGAGGAACTCGAAGCGCTCCTTAACAGGGCCGGAATCTTGTTCGACTAG
- a CDS encoding thioesterase family protein, whose protein sequence is MAVKSDFPEYDTWYSHYISYGETDAMRVLYHAEYLHLFERSRSQFIRESGLSYREAEERGIMLPVREAQCRYRTPARYDDHIFVRTGIAKWGRASIEFVYEIWNDDKTILHATGTTSHACVNHNGKPVPIPDWLKELFN, encoded by the coding sequence ATGGCCGTCAAATCTGATTTTCCCGAATACGACACATGGTATTCGCATTATATTTCGTACGGCGAGACCGATGCCATGCGTGTGCTTTATCATGCAGAATACCTTCATCTTTTCGAACGTTCTCGCAGCCAGTTCATCCGGGAAAGCGGATTGAGCTACCGTGAGGCCGAAGAGCGCGGCATCATGTTGCCCGTCCGCGAAGCCCAATGCCGCTACCGAACGCCGGCCCGTTACGACGACCACATTTTCGTGCGAACCGGCATCGCCAAATGGGGCCGGGCCTCCATCGAATTCGTCTATGAAATCTGGAATGACGATAAAACCATCCTGCACGCCACAGGCACGACCAGTCACGCCTGTGTCAACCACAACGGCAAACCTGTTCCCATCCCTGACTGGCTCAAAGAACTATTCAATTAA
- a CDS encoding cofactor-independent phosphoglycerate mutase: MKLLYLIADGMGGWPLDELGGKTTMEAAITPNMDELAKTGVVGRAQTVPEGMAPGSDVANMSLLGFDPAIYHTGRGPIEAAAQGLELGPDDLVWRLNLVTVSKLTIDGYMRDYSSGHISTEVSKPLVQALQNKLGNDIYTFYPGIQYRHLLVQKEGALTDDAGLHINPPHDITDKPIKLDLRTYSKSPLLWDLVFEAKELLEDRQLNTSRANSIWPWGQGRPLNLPNFKETFGMRGAVISAVDLIKGLGFASGMDVIDVEGATGLLDTNYQGKVDAALKFLENNDFAFIHLEGPDECGHGGNARDKVEAISRFDARVVAPLRKALKDEEVAWIITCDHFTPIVEKTHTMDAVPFILNGPGCAPSGVNGFSEKTADSTGLRLDKGYELLSHAIDRFGMK; encoded by the coding sequence ATGAAACTTCTCTACCTTATTGCGGACGGTATGGGTGGCTGGCCCCTGGACGAACTGGGCGGCAAGACCACAATGGAGGCCGCTATAACACCGAACATGGACGAACTCGCCAAGACCGGCGTTGTGGGCCGGGCGCAGACCGTGCCCGAGGGCATGGCGCCGGGTTCGGACGTGGCCAACATGTCGCTTCTGGGCTTTGACCCGGCCATCTACCATACCGGACGCGGCCCCATCGAAGCGGCCGCCCAAGGGCTTGAGCTCGGGCCTGACGACCTTGTCTGGCGGCTCAATCTGGTCACGGTCTCCAAGCTGACCATCGACGGGTACATGCGTGACTATTCGTCCGGCCATATCTCCACCGAGGTGTCCAAACCCTTGGTTCAGGCGTTGCAGAACAAACTCGGCAACGACATATACACCTTCTATCCGGGTATTCAGTATCGCCACCTTCTGGTGCAAAAGGAAGGTGCGCTCACCGACGACGCCGGATTGCACATCAATCCGCCCCACGACATCACGGACAAGCCCATCAAACTCGATCTGCGCACCTATTCGAAGAGTCCTCTTTTATGGGATCTCGTATTTGAAGCCAAGGAACTGCTGGAGGATCGCCAACTCAACACGTCGAGAGCCAATTCCATCTGGCCTTGGGGTCAGGGCCGTCCACTCAATCTGCCGAACTTCAAAGAGACATTCGGCATGCGCGGTGCCGTCATCTCCGCAGTGGATCTGATCAAGGGACTCGGTTTTGCCTCGGGCATGGACGTTATTGACGTGGAAGGAGCAACCGGCCTCCTCGACACGAATTATCAGGGCAAGGTGGACGCTGCCCTGAAGTTCCTCGAAAACAACGACTTTGCCTTCATCCATCTGGAAGGCCCCGACGAATGCGGCCACGGCGGCAACGCCAGGGACAAGGTGGAGGCCATCAGCCGGTTCGACGCCCGGGTGGTCGCCCCCCTGCGAAAAGCCCTCAAGGACGAGGAGGTCGCCTGGATCATCACTTGCGACCATTTCACACCCATCGTGGAAAAGACCCACACCATGGACGCCGTGCCGTTCATCCTCAACGGCCCCGGATGTGCGCCTTCGGGTGTGAACGGTTTCAGTGAAAAGACCGCAGACAGCACCGGCCTGAGGCTCGATAAAGGCTATGAACTGCTTTCCCATGCCATTGATCGGTTCGGTATGAAGTAA
- a CDS encoding homoserine dehydrogenase, with translation MDVIKLGLGGFGTVGSGLAKILKMNAARIEKRLGKRIEISSILVRDLKKKRAVNPGSDVTFTDDLNVLVNDPNVDIVVELMGGLDTARELMLKAFAAGKHVVTANKHLLAEHGLELFEAAHKNSVGLMFEASCAGGIPIVQTLKESLAGDEIINMLGIMNGTANYILSEMTTKGVDFQKALADAQDLGYAEADPTFDIEGFDTAHKLCVLIRMAYGMDYPLAEIPIQGITSVTPMDIEFAREFGYRIKLLAHVMDVNGRLEAGVHPALVPYTYLLARVGGNYNAVRLEGNAVGPIMLHGQGAGDLPTGSAVLADIMNLIRKMDSDSFDNTGFTNQPISRATILPPEESESKYYFRFTVADRTGVMASITRSMADHGISIAQAVQKGEAGAEGVPMVIITHETAAKDVDAMITEVDAMDFSVEPCVKFRIL, from the coding sequence ATGGACGTTATCAAACTCGGCCTTGGCGGTTTCGGAACTGTCGGTTCCGGCCTGGCCAAGATTCTCAAGATGAATGCCGCCCGCATTGAAAAGCGGCTCGGCAAAAGGATCGAGATATCCTCGATTCTGGTTCGCGATCTGAAAAAGAAACGGGCCGTAAATCCCGGATCGGACGTAACCTTCACCGACGACCTGAACGTGCTGGTCAATGATCCGAACGTCGACATAGTGGTCGAACTCATGGGCGGCCTGGATACTGCCAGAGAGTTGATGCTCAAGGCTTTTGCCGCAGGCAAACATGTGGTCACGGCCAACAAGCACCTCCTGGCCGAACACGGTCTGGAGCTGTTCGAGGCTGCCCATAAGAACTCGGTGGGATTGATGTTCGAGGCAAGCTGTGCCGGTGGCATCCCCATTGTCCAGACTCTCAAGGAGAGCCTGGCCGGGGACGAGATCATCAACATGCTCGGCATCATGAACGGCACGGCCAACTACATCCTATCCGAAATGACCACCAAGGGAGTGGATTTTCAAAAAGCCCTGGCCGATGCTCAGGACCTTGGCTACGCCGAAGCGGACCCGACCTTCGACATCGAAGGATTCGACACCGCGCACAAGCTCTGCGTACTGATACGCATGGCCTACGGCATGGACTATCCTCTGGCCGAGATTCCCATCCAGGGCATTACCAGCGTAACGCCCATGGACATCGAATTCGCCCGCGAGTTCGGATACCGCATCAAGCTGCTGGCCCATGTGATGGACGTGAACGGCAGACTCGAAGCGGGTGTGCACCCTGCTCTGGTTCCCTACACGTATCTCTTGGCCCGCGTGGGCGGCAACTACAATGCCGTTCGCCTGGAGGGCAATGCTGTGGGTCCGATCATGCTGCATGGTCAGGGCGCCGGAGACCTGCCCACGGGCAGCGCCGTGCTGGCCGACATCATGAACCTGATCCGCAAGATGGACTCCGACTCATTCGACAATACCGGCTTCACCAACCAGCCGATCTCCAGGGCGACCATACTCCCCCCGGAAGAGTCCGAATCAAAATACTACTTCCGCTTCACCGTGGCCGACCGCACGGGCGTCATGGCCTCCATCACCCGGTCCATGGCCGACCACGGCATATCCATTGCTCAGGCCGTACAAAAGGGCGAAGCCGGAGCCGAAGGCGTACCCATGGTCATCATCACCCATGAGACGGCCGCAAAGGACGTGGACGCCATGATCACCGAGGTGGATGCCATGGACTTTTCCGTGGAACCCTGCGTTAAATTCAGAATCCTCTAG
- a CDS encoding aminotransferase class I/II-fold pyridoxal phosphate-dependent enzyme yields the protein MSKFARVDRLPPYVFAQVNELKMKLRHAGADIIDLGMGNPDVPTPKCILDKLTEAAYKPGNSKYSASKGIKGLRHAIRNWYSRRYNVSLDHDKEICVTMGAKEGLAHLGLAMLSPGDVVLAPDPAYPIHPYASIIAGADVRRVPIGPGQDFFENLETAVKHTWPKPKLLIINFPHNPTTQCVDLNFFQRIVDFAKENELYVIHDLAYADFVFDGYVAPSFLQAEGAKDVGVEFFSMTKSYSMAGMRVGFCVGNPEMVNALTRIKSYLDYGIYQPIQIAAACALNGDLEANPKFTQDDMDCAVKEIMAVYQDRRDALCEGLNRIGWEVTPPKATMFLWAAIPEEFKKMGSVEFSKMLLQEAEVAVSPGLGFGQYGDDHVRFSFVENRHRTNQAVRNLRKFFAKG from the coding sequence ATGTCCAAGTTTGCGAGAGTCGATCGTTTGCCTCCCTACGTATTCGCCCAAGTCAACGAACTCAAGATGAAGCTGCGCCACGCGGGTGCGGACATCATCGACCTGGGCATGGGCAACCCTGATGTGCCCACCCCGAAGTGCATTCTCGACAAGCTGACCGAAGCGGCATACAAGCCCGGCAACTCCAAATATTCGGCATCCAAGGGGATCAAGGGCCTGCGTCACGCCATTCGCAACTGGTACTCCCGCCGTTACAATGTCTCGCTTGACCACGACAAGGAGATCTGCGTAACCATGGGCGCCAAGGAAGGGCTTGCCCATCTGGGACTGGCCATGCTCTCCCCCGGCGACGTGGTTCTGGCACCGGACCCGGCCTACCCCATCCACCCCTACGCCTCCATCATCGCAGGGGCGGACGTGCGCCGGGTTCCCATCGGACCGGGACAGGATTTCTTCGAAAACCTGGAAACTGCGGTCAAGCACACCTGGCCCAAACCCAAGCTCCTGATCATCAACTTTCCGCACAACCCGACCACCCAGTGCGTGGATCTGAACTTTTTCCAGCGTATCGTGGATTTCGCCAAGGAAAACGAACTGTACGTCATTCACGATCTCGCCTATGCGGATTTCGTATTCGACGGATATGTAGCCCCGAGCTTCCTGCAGGCCGAAGGAGCCAAGGATGTGGGCGTGGAATTCTTCTCCATGACCAAGAGTTATTCCATGGCCGGGATGCGCGTCGGTTTTTGCGTGGGCAACCCGGAGATGGTCAACGCCCTTACCCGCATCAAGAGCTACCTGGATTACGGCATCTATCAGCCCATCCAGATTGCAGCCGCCTGCGCTCTGAACGGCGACCTCGAAGCCAACCCCAAATTTACCCAGGACGATATGGATTGTGCCGTCAAGGAGATCATGGCAGTCTATCAGGACCGCCGCGACGCCCTGTGCGAAGGATTGAATCGCATCGGCTGGGAGGTCACCCCTCCCAAGGCGACCATGTTCCTGTGGGCAGCTATTCCTGAAGAATTCAAGAAGATGGGTTCCGTCGAATTCTCCAAAATGCTCCTGCAGGAAGCTGAAGTTGCAGTTTCTCCCGGCCTCGGTTTCGGTCAGTACGGCGATGACCACGTTCGTTTCAGTTTCGTGGAAAACCGCCACCGCACCAACCAGGCTGTTCGCAATCTGCGAAAATTTTTCGCCAAGGGGTAA
- a CDS encoding branched-chain amino acid transaminase has protein sequence MVQKSETIWFDGEQVPWDEANVHVLTHTLHYGAGVFEGIRAYECADGSSEVFRLEEHMIRLVNSAKILGIKVPYTAQELTEAAVETLKRNKLAGAYVRPLVFIGEGVMGVHPGDNPIRTIIATWPWGAYLGDEALEKGIAIKTSSFNRHHVNVMMTKSKACGNYVNSVLAKMEAVSDGYHEAVLLDTTGHVSEGSGENIFMVVDDVIYTPHADGVLGGLTRNSIITLANDLGYEVREEPLTRDMLYVADEVFFTGTAAELTPVSSIDRREIGDGKAGPVAKMLQTEYFKIVKGENPDYEHWLHRYQV, from the coding sequence ATGGTCCAGAAATCAGAAACCATATGGTTTGATGGCGAGCAGGTTCCCTGGGACGAGGCCAATGTCCACGTCCTGACGCATACGCTGCATTACGGAGCAGGCGTGTTCGAAGGCATTCGCGCTTATGAATGCGCAGATGGCTCCTCCGAGGTTTTCCGCCTGGAAGAGCACATGATCCGTCTGGTCAACTCCGCCAAGATTCTGGGAATAAAGGTGCCGTATACCGCTCAGGAATTGACCGAGGCCGCTGTAGAGACCCTCAAGCGCAACAAGCTGGCCGGTGCCTATGTCCGTCCCCTGGTCTTCATCGGTGAAGGCGTCATGGGCGTCCATCCGGGCGACAATCCGATCCGGACCATTATCGCCACCTGGCCCTGGGGTGCGTATCTCGGCGATGAGGCATTGGAAAAAGGCATTGCCATCAAGACCAGCTCTTTCAATCGCCACCATGTCAATGTCATGATGACCAAGTCCAAGGCGTGCGGCAACTACGTCAATTCAGTGCTCGCCAAAATGGAAGCCGTGTCCGACGGGTATCACGAAGCAGTCCTGCTCGACACCACGGGCCACGTGTCGGAAGGTTCGGGCGAGAACATCTTCATGGTTGTGGACGATGTCATCTATACTCCTCATGCCGACGGCGTTCTCGGTGGTCTGACCCGTAACTCCATCATTACCCTGGCCAATGACCTTGGCTACGAGGTGCGTGAGGAGCCGCTCACCCGCGACATGCTCTACGTTGCCGACGAAGTGTTCTTTACCGGCACCGCCGCGGAACTGACCCCTGTCAGTTCCATAGACCGTCGCGAGATCGGCGACGGCAAGGCCGGGCCCGTGGCCAAGATGCTCCAGACCGAATACTTCAAGATCGTCAAGGGCGAAAATCCGGACTACGAACATTGGCTCCATCGCTATCAGGTTTGA